A window of Choristoneura fumiferana chromosome 8, NRCan_CFum_1, whole genome shotgun sequence contains these coding sequences:
- the LOC141429978 gene encoding bombyxin A-3 homolog, translated as MKIQLVIVFGIIALLASGHGQDQTKQTYCGRRLSQALAWLCENEYSSTLVKRSNYNSLDLGYEPEFSWPWLAKTRGLSDSRSLSESRGLSGPKGKRQIVEECCLQPCTIEVLLTYCGN; from the exons ATGAAGATCCAGCTGGTCATCGTCTTTGGCATCATCGCTCTCCTGGCTTCTGGACATGGGCAGGATCAGACCAAGCAGACTTACTGCGGCAGACGGCTTTCACAGGCTTTGGCTTGGCTGTGCGAGAACGAATACAGCAGCACTTTGGTGAAAAG ATCCAACTACAACTCCTTGGACTTAGGCTACGAGCCTGAATTCAGCTGGCCCTGGTTGGCCAAGACCAGAGGCTTGTCTGACTCCAGGAGCCTCTCCGAGTCTCGTGGCCTCTCCGGCCCCAAAGGCAAGAGGCAGATCGTCGAGGAGTGCTGCCTCCAACCCTGCACCATAGAGGTGCTTCTTACGTACTGCGGCAACTAA